One genomic region from Leishmania mexicana MHOM/GT/2001/U1103 complete genome, chromosome 15 encodes:
- a CDS encoding putative cytochrome-b5 reductase: MWSTTKQSEHLAASCAKKPMETFSPDEYKPFKLISSRYESHDTRRFYFALDSADDSFFMPVSSCIIAKYTDADGKDVARPYTPISSNSTKGHFELVVKKYPKGKMGNYLFSMQPGDELLIKGPFEKFAYKPNMWKHVGMIAGGTGISPMYQVIRAVLENPKDKTNISLIYANNQRRDILLANELIEMQKIYNNFNMYLTLLEVPHRWLGGIGYVNSAMITTFMPKPGEKNTKILVCGPPPMMQAISGDKLFEPGKPPQQGPIGGLLKALGYKEEQVFKY, encoded by the coding sequence ATGTGGAGTACCACGAAGCAGTCGGAGCACTTAGCGGCCAGCTGCGCCAAGAAACCAATGGAGACGTTCTCCCCCGATGAGTACAAGCCATTCAAGTTGATTTCCTCTCGGTACGAGTCGCACGATACGCGCCGCTTTTACTTTGCCCTCGATAGTGCCGATGATAGCTTCTTCATGCCAGTTTCTTCGTGCATTATCGCGAAGTACACCGATGCAGACGGCAAGGACGTTGCTCGACCATACACCCCCATTTCCTCTAATAGCACCAAGGGCCACTTTGAGCTCGTTGTGAAGAAGTATCCGAAGGGAAAGATGGGCAACTATCTGTTCTCCATGCAACCAGGTGACGAGCTGCTCATCAAGGGCCCTTTTGAGAAGTTTGCGTACAAGCCCAACATGTGGAAGCACGTGGGCATGATTGCCGGCGGTACCGGCATCTCGCCGATGTACCAGGTGATTCGTGCTGTGCTAGAAAATCCCAAAGACAAGACAAACATTTCTCTCATCTACGCCAACAACCAGCGCCGCGACATTCTGCTTGCTAACGAGCTAATTGAGATGCAGAAGATCTACAACAACTTCAACATGTATTTGACCCTTCTGGAGGTGCCGCACCGGTGGCTAGGCGGTATCGGCTATGTGAATAGTGCCATGATAACCACCTTTATGCCAAAGCCAGGGGAGAAGAACACGAAGATCCTCGTATGTGGTCCCCCTCCGATGATGCAGGCGATCAGCGGCGACAAGCTATTTGAGCCGGGaaagccaccgcagcagggCCCGATAGGCGGGCTACTGAAAGCACTAGGCTATAAGGAGGAGCAGGTCTTCAAGTACTGA